In the genome of Paenibacillus pabuli, one region contains:
- a CDS encoding small, acid-soluble spore protein, alpha/beta type, giving the protein MSRRRRSVMSDELKNELAKDLGFYDTVQQEGWGGIKAKDAGNMVKRAIQMAEEAARKS; this is encoded by the coding sequence ATGAGCCGGAGAAGAAGAAGTGTAATGTCGGATGAACTCAAGAATGAACTGGCAAAAGACCTGGGGTTCTATGATACCGTCCAACAAGAAGGTTGGGGCGGGATTAAAGCGAAGGATGCGGGCAATATGGTGAAACGGGCCATTCAAATGGCGGAAGAGGCGGCCCGCAAATCGTAA
- the spoVG gene encoding septation regulator SpoVG: protein MQITDVRLRRVNSEGRMKAIASITIDNEFVVHDIRVIDGNNGMFVAMPSKRTPDGEFRDIAHPISSGTREKIQAAVLTEYDRAATEEEVIEEGA, encoded by the coding sequence ATGCAAATTACGGATGTCAGACTCCGCCGTGTTAACTCGGAGGGGAGAATGAAGGCTATTGCATCCATTACCATCGATAACGAATTCGTCGTTCATGACATTCGCGTCATCGATGGCAATAACGGAATGTTTGTTGCTATGCCGAGCAAGCGGACTCCTGACGGAGAATTCCGTGATATCGCCCACCCGATCTCTTCCGGTACTCGCGAGAAGATTCAAGCAGCAGTTTTGACTGAGTACGATCGCGCAGCAACTGAGGAAGAAGTCATTGAAGAAGGTGCCTGA
- the ispE gene encoding 4-(cytidine 5'-diphospho)-2-C-methyl-D-erythritol kinase produces MKIYEKAPAKINLMLDVLHKRRDGFHEVEMIMTMVDLADRLEMSELPRDTIFISSQAGYIPLDEKNLAFQAARLIKERYDVKTGVHIHLDKKIPVAAGLAGGSSDAAATLRGLNRLWRLNIPDQELQELGAELGSDVPFCITGGTALATGRGEKLTPMPNPPQCWVILAKPPINVSTADVYGRFRSDKIVRHPSAAKMEQAIRNQSFAEVCGQMGNVLEDVTLKLHPEVQHLKDAMIRLGADGVLMSGSGPTVFGLVSKESKVARIYNGLRGFCKEVYAVRMLT; encoded by the coding sequence TTGAAAATTTACGAAAAAGCGCCTGCTAAAATTAATTTGATGCTGGACGTTTTACATAAAAGAAGAGATGGATTTCATGAAGTTGAGATGATCATGACGATGGTGGATCTTGCCGATCGACTGGAAATGTCTGAACTGCCTCGTGATACGATCTTTATCTCCAGTCAGGCGGGATATATTCCCCTGGATGAGAAGAACCTGGCTTTTCAGGCAGCCAGGCTTATTAAAGAACGGTATGACGTGAAAACCGGGGTTCATATACATCTGGACAAAAAAATACCGGTTGCTGCCGGACTTGCTGGTGGCAGCAGTGACGCAGCGGCAACCCTGCGTGGATTAAATCGCCTCTGGCGTCTTAACATCCCGGATCAAGAGCTGCAGGAGCTCGGAGCTGAACTTGGATCGGATGTGCCTTTCTGCATTACAGGCGGAACAGCACTCGCCACAGGCCGTGGGGAGAAGCTGACACCGATGCCGAATCCCCCGCAATGTTGGGTCATCTTGGCCAAGCCGCCGATTAATGTGTCCACAGCCGACGTGTATGGACGTTTCCGCAGCGACAAGATTGTCCGTCATCCAAGTGCCGCCAAAATGGAGCAGGCCATCCGCAACCAATCCTTTGCCGAAGTGTGCGGGCAAATGGGAAATGTGCTTGAGGACGTCACATTGAAGCTGCATCCGGAAGTCCAGCATCTGAAAGATGCCATGATTCGGCTCGGAGCAGACGGAGTATTAATGTCAGGCAGCGGTCCGACCGTGTTTGGACTGGTCTCCAAGGAGTCCAAGGTTGCCCGGATTTACAATGGACTGCGAGGCTTCTGTAAAGAAGTGTATGCTGTACGTATGCTAACTTAA
- the rnmV gene encoding ribonuclease M5 yields the protein MIKEVIVVEGRDDTVAIRRAVQADTIETGGSAINQRILKRIALAQERRGVIVLTDPDHAGERIRKIIANKVPGCKHAFIPEADATRKGDIGVENASPEAIRHALARVHTSYEGAPSLIDWEDLIAAGLIVHPQAAARRMEMGNLLGIGYCNGKQFHKRLSVFQITREEFSEALSQIEREGL from the coding sequence ATGATAAAAGAAGTGATCGTGGTGGAAGGCCGTGACGACACCGTAGCTATTCGACGTGCAGTTCAAGCAGATACAATTGAGACTGGTGGTTCTGCTATCAACCAGCGCATTCTAAAGCGGATTGCACTTGCTCAAGAGAGACGTGGTGTCATTGTACTGACAGACCCGGATCATGCTGGTGAACGTATTCGTAAAATCATTGCCAATAAAGTACCTGGTTGCAAGCATGCTTTCATTCCGGAGGCAGATGCAACGCGCAAAGGCGACATTGGAGTGGAGAACGCCTCACCGGAGGCGATTCGTCATGCATTGGCACGCGTACACACGTCATATGAAGGCGCACCCAGTCTGATCGATTGGGAGGATCTGATTGCGGCGGGACTGATTGTGCACCCACAGGCTGCTGCACGTCGTATGGAGATGGGGAATCTGCTGGGCATAGGATATTGCAACGGCAAGCAGTTCCATAAGCGGTTAAGTGTATTCCAGATTACCCGGGAAGAGTTCTCCGAGGCATTATCGCAAATTGAACGTGAAGGATTGTGA
- a CDS encoding TatD family hydrolase, with protein MMLFDTHTHLDAPQFDEDREEMIQRAVDAGVGRMINVGFNRETIPTTMKLAETYDFIYAAVGWHPVDAITMQEDDLEWIASLCKHEKVVAIGEIGLDYYWDTSPKEVQHRVLRQQIGLARELNMPIVIHNRDAHEDIVKILREEKAGEVGGVMHSFSGSWETAKMCLDLGFHLSFGGPITFKNAKQPKEVLQKVPMDRFFIETDSPYLTPHPYRGKRNETAHVRLVAEAAAEIKGISVEEIAAITTKNAMERFGIR; from the coding sequence ATGATGTTGTTCGACACACATACACATTTGGATGCGCCACAATTCGACGAGGACCGCGAGGAAATGATCCAGCGTGCTGTGGATGCAGGTGTTGGTCGCATGATTAACGTGGGCTTTAACCGGGAGACTATTCCAACGACGATGAAGCTGGCTGAAACCTATGATTTTATATATGCAGCAGTAGGTTGGCACCCAGTGGATGCAATTACAATGCAGGAGGATGATTTGGAATGGATTGCATCTTTATGCAAGCATGAAAAAGTGGTAGCCATCGGTGAAATTGGTCTAGACTATTACTGGGACACTTCACCGAAAGAAGTACAGCATCGCGTATTACGACAACAGATCGGACTGGCCCGTGAGTTGAATATGCCGATTGTCATTCATAACCGGGATGCGCATGAGGATATTGTAAAGATTCTGCGTGAAGAGAAAGCAGGAGAAGTAGGCGGTGTTATGCATTCGTTCTCTGGCAGCTGGGAAACGGCAAAAATGTGCCTGGATTTGGGCTTCCATCTTTCCTTCGGAGGACCAATCACGTTCAAAAATGCGAAGCAGCCCAAAGAGGTGCTTCAGAAGGTTCCGATGGACCGATTCTTCATCGAGACAGACTCTCCTTATTTGACACCACATCCTTATCGTGGAAAACGAAATGAGACAGCGCATGTACGTCTGGTTGCAGAAGCAGCTGCGGAAATTAAAGGCATTTCGGTAGAGGAAATTGCAGCAATAACGACCAAAAATGCCATGGAACGATTTGGGATTCGTTAA
- a CDS encoding AbrB/MazE/SpoVT family DNA-binding domain-containing protein — translation MMKSTGIVRKVDELGRVVIPIELRRTLGIGEKDALEIYVDGERIMLKKYEPACIFCGNAENVTYFKGKIVCNECISEIPAPVTK, via the coding sequence ATGATGAAATCAACAGGTATTGTAAGAAAAGTGGATGAACTGGGACGGGTAGTTATTCCAATCGAATTGCGCCGTACGCTCGGTATTGGTGAAAAAGATGCTCTGGAGATCTATGTTGATGGCGAGCGCATCATGTTGAAAAAATACGAACCAGCTTGTATCTTCTGTGGCAATGCAGAGAACGTTACTTATTTCAAAGGTAAAATTGTTTGTAACGAATGTATTTCCGAAATCCCTGCACCTGTGACAAAATAA
- a CDS encoding 3D domain-containing protein, with product MGTFQPEETHESRSSSKSFALRWKHENLRQMALIAIFSIALTIMILLVVYGQAGKQISLVIDGKAQAVETRTGMLQEMLEEQSITVSPHDQVSMPLNGAITDGDRIVIERAVPVNITADGDTKTLYTTDSSVKDAIKKSGIQVASEDKVYPALETTIKADMKIRVVRVTKRTVEVEQPIAYKVVKTADPSLYKGDNRVIVSGKEGTLVQHIEKVFQDGELVSKKMVGKSIATNRVDKVIAVGTKAKPVVKEPVIQTVSAQTSTTKTATTSNSKKTAASGSKVITVSGNSFKYSKVLKNVSMTAYSSEEPGIGTKTASGTRVTEGRTIAVDPKVIPIGWWVYIEGLGFRRAEDTGGAIKGNKIDVYYDSVKHALNFGRKKGKTVYVIGPVKPEAN from the coding sequence GTGGGCACATTCCAACCAGAAGAGACCCATGAGTCACGATCATCCAGTAAGTCTTTCGCGTTGCGGTGGAAGCATGAGAACTTGCGTCAAATGGCATTGATCGCGATTTTCTCAATTGCGCTTACAATCATGATCTTGTTAGTCGTTTACGGTCAGGCCGGGAAACAAATTTCACTGGTTATTGATGGCAAAGCTCAGGCGGTAGAGACTCGTACAGGAATGCTTCAGGAAATGTTGGAGGAGCAGTCAATCACAGTCAGCCCTCACGATCAGGTATCCATGCCCTTGAATGGGGCTATCACAGATGGGGACCGCATCGTTATTGAGCGGGCCGTTCCAGTTAATATCACGGCAGACGGAGACACCAAGACACTGTATACAACCGATTCATCGGTAAAAGATGCGATTAAAAAATCAGGTATTCAGGTTGCAAGTGAAGACAAAGTATATCCTGCGCTGGAAACGACCATCAAAGCGGATATGAAAATCCGCGTAGTGCGGGTAACAAAGCGTACGGTAGAGGTAGAACAGCCCATCGCTTACAAAGTGGTCAAAACGGCTGACCCTAGCTTGTACAAGGGCGACAATCGTGTCATTGTGAGCGGTAAAGAAGGTACACTTGTACAGCATATCGAAAAGGTATTTCAGGATGGAGAGTTGGTCTCCAAAAAAATGGTGGGCAAATCGATCGCAACGAATCGTGTTGATAAAGTGATCGCTGTTGGCACCAAAGCCAAACCTGTTGTGAAAGAGCCGGTGATTCAGACGGTATCGGCGCAGACTTCCACGACAAAAACAGCAACAACCTCGAACTCGAAGAAAACCGCTGCATCGGGCAGCAAAGTGATTACTGTATCAGGCAATTCTTTTAAATATTCAAAAGTATTAAAAAATGTATCCATGACGGCTTACTCTTCTGAAGAGCCCGGTATCGGCACAAAAACAGCATCAGGTACTCGGGTAACCGAGGGACGTACCATTGCAGTTGATCCCAAAGTCATTCCAATTGGCTGGTGGGTGTATATCGAGGGCCTTGGCTTCCGTCGTGCGGAAGACACAGGTGGTGCCATTAAAGGCAACAAAATTGATGTGTATTATGATAGTGTGAAGCATGCTCTCAACTTCGGACGGAAGAAAGGCAAGACGGTATATGTAATCGGACCGGTGAAGCCGGAAGCGAACTAA
- the glmU gene encoding bifunctional UDP-N-acetylglucosamine diphosphorylase/glucosamine-1-phosphate N-acetyltransferase GlmU, which translates to MAIVLAAGQGKRMKSKLYKVLHPVCGKPMVGHVVDAALRAGVERSVVVVGHGAEAVQSFLGSKAEYALQAEQLGTGHAVKQVKSLLGSEAGSTIVVCGDTPLVTSETLEGLMQLHESRGAAATVLTAKLDNPKGYGRVIRGEDGSVQRIVEQKDCTEQEDAVNEINTGTYCFDNAKLFAALEKVTNQNAQGEYYLTDVVGIFRNDGEVVEAYMSDDIAESIGVNDRLALSQAEAFMRERLAVKHMLNGVTIIDPASTYIGADVTIGSDTVLYPGTILKGTTTIGEGCHIGPQADVEDSIIQDGVTIKHSVLSQAEVGSEATVGPFAYLRPGTKLGRKVKIGDFVEVKNATIDEGSKVSHLSYIGDAKVGKNVNVGCGAITVNYDGYNKAVTTIEDDAFVGSNVNLIAPVTVGKGAYVVAGSTVTHSVPDNDLAIARPRQENKPGYAEKIRGRAKAKKQNAKPE; encoded by the coding sequence ATGGCAATCGTTCTTGCAGCAGGGCAAGGCAAACGGATGAAATCGAAATTGTACAAAGTACTGCATCCCGTATGCGGTAAACCAATGGTGGGTCACGTGGTGGATGCAGCTCTTCGCGCAGGCGTTGAACGCAGCGTCGTTGTGGTCGGTCATGGTGCCGAAGCGGTGCAGTCGTTTTTGGGTTCCAAAGCAGAGTATGCACTTCAGGCTGAACAATTGGGAACAGGACATGCGGTGAAGCAGGTAAAATCCCTGCTCGGCAGCGAAGCAGGATCAACGATTGTTGTCTGCGGAGACACACCACTTGTGACCAGTGAGACGCTTGAAGGGCTGATGCAGCTTCATGAGAGTCGCGGAGCAGCAGCAACGGTACTTACAGCTAAACTGGACAATCCCAAAGGGTATGGCCGTGTTATTCGCGGCGAAGATGGTTCCGTTCAGCGCATTGTTGAACAGAAGGATTGCACAGAGCAGGAAGATGCTGTGAACGAAATCAACACAGGCACGTACTGCTTCGATAATGCCAAGTTATTCGCTGCGTTGGAGAAAGTGACGAACCAGAATGCTCAGGGAGAATATTATCTCACTGACGTGGTTGGCATTTTCCGTAATGATGGAGAAGTGGTGGAAGCCTACATGTCAGATGACATCGCGGAATCCATCGGAGTTAATGATCGACTTGCTCTTTCACAAGCAGAAGCGTTCATGCGTGAACGTTTGGCGGTAAAACATATGTTGAACGGTGTTACGATCATCGATCCGGCATCGACATATATCGGGGCGGATGTTACCATTGGATCAGATACAGTATTGTATCCGGGTACCATACTCAAAGGTACAACTACCATTGGTGAAGGATGCCATATTGGTCCTCAGGCAGATGTGGAAGATAGTATCATTCAGGATGGCGTTACAATCAAGCATTCTGTACTGTCACAAGCCGAGGTTGGATCAGAAGCAACTGTAGGTCCATTTGCTTATTTGCGTCCAGGCACCAAACTGGGCCGCAAAGTAAAAATTGGTGACTTTGTTGAAGTGAAAAATGCTACAATTGATGAAGGCTCCAAAGTATCTCATCTCAGTTATATTGGGGATGCTAAAGTAGGGAAAAACGTAAATGTTGGATGTGGGGCAATAACGGTGAATTATGATGGATATAATAAAGCTGTAACGACGATTGAGGATGATGCGTTCGTAGGCAGCAATGTCAATCTGATTGCACCTGTCACGGTAGGAAAAGGTGCATATGTTGTTGCAGGCTCTACCGTTACCCATTCTGTTCCCGACAACGATCTCGCAATTGCCCGCCCACGCCAGGAGAACAAACCTGGGTATGCGGAGAAAATCCGTGGTCGTGCCAAAGCGAAGAAACAAAATGCCAAACCCGAATAA
- the yabG gene encoding sporulation peptidase YabG → MNIGDLVVRKSYGGDVTFRVEGLQSDGAIIKGTEFRLLADSPVDDLIQVPYEPQSAKTRQAHVKAHQTLSRLQQNRMEQAERNREGIVQEWSVQQDPAYFEMPGKVLHLDGDPNYLKKSMNLYEQLRVPAEGQYVHESAMADTLYRLLPKVRPDIVVITGHDGVLKTRQPYDLYSLGSYKNSQNFVSAIQVARQYERHLDALTIVAGACQSHFEALLRAGANFASSPGRILIHALDPVYVAAKAAFTSVRETVNMNDVLHNTISGSQGVGGVETRGSYRVGLPGLNDLSTLKVNPSAV, encoded by the coding sequence ATGAATATCGGAGACTTGGTCGTACGAAAGTCATACGGTGGAGATGTGACTTTCCGGGTGGAAGGCCTCCAATCGGACGGTGCCATTATTAAAGGGACCGAGTTCCGGCTGTTAGCCGATTCCCCTGTTGACGATTTGATACAGGTTCCTTATGAACCGCAGAGTGCCAAGACGCGGCAGGCTCATGTGAAGGCTCATCAGACGCTCTCACGCCTGCAGCAGAATCGAATGGAACAGGCAGAGCGCAATCGTGAAGGTATAGTTCAGGAATGGTCAGTTCAACAAGACCCGGCTTATTTCGAGATGCCTGGCAAAGTGCTGCACTTGGATGGTGACCCCAATTATCTTAAAAAAAGCATGAACCTTTATGAACAGCTTCGCGTCCCGGCGGAGGGGCAATATGTACATGAGTCTGCGATGGCGGACACTTTATATCGTCTGCTGCCCAAAGTGCGTCCAGATATTGTTGTCATTACTGGCCATGACGGGGTACTCAAGACTCGTCAGCCTTATGACTTATATAGTCTGGGAAGTTACAAGAATTCACAGAACTTTGTATCCGCTATTCAGGTGGCTAGACAATATGAACGCCATCTCGATGCGCTCACGATTGTAGCTGGGGCGTGTCAGTCCCACTTTGAGGCTTTGTTGCGGGCGGGAGCCAACTTTGCGAGCTCACCAGGCAGAATCCTCATTCATGCCTTGGACCCGGTCTATGTGGCAGCCAAGGCGGCCTTCACGTCGGTTCGGGAAACGGTGAACATGAATGACGTTCTGCATAATACGATCAGTGGCAGTCAGGGTGTGGGCGGTGTAGAGACACGAGGAAGTTACCGGGTAGGACTGCCCGGATTGAATGATTTATCCACGTTAAAAGTGAATCCATCAGCCGTCTGA
- a CDS encoding HD domain-containing protein, with protein sequence MEQRLTEEKVFKDPVHNYIHVQDPIIWQLINTPEFQRLRRIRQLGTSFLTFHGAEHSRFSHSLGVYEITRKIISQFERSHYSDWPKEEKTVALCAALLHDLGHGPFSHSIEEAFDMNHEDWTCRIITGDTEVGAILRRYDPDFPEKVASVIQKTYEQPIVVNLVTSPLDADRMDYLLRDAYFTGVNYGTIDLDRILRMLRPYHGRIVVKESGMHAVEDYLMSRYQMYWQIYFHPVTRSSEIILRQIFKRAKSLIKQGFQFRFMIDPLPQLFRGDLSVEEYLQLDEALIQTAFMQWRKEDDAVLSELCERFIDRKLYKYVEIEQIDVSLIEEIREAFNAAGLNPEYDLEIDFPSDNPYDVFRPDESTDKQILLLDRQDKLHELSEVSDIVRSISGLHRGKHHLYYPQNKVDAIVHELPSRIRPYFSH encoded by the coding sequence ATGGAACAGCGTTTGACGGAAGAAAAGGTGTTTAAAGATCCGGTACATAATTATATCCATGTGCAAGACCCAATTATATGGCAGTTGATCAACACGCCCGAGTTTCAACGTTTACGCCGGATCCGTCAATTGGGAACATCATTTCTTACTTTCCACGGTGCAGAGCATAGTCGCTTCTCACATTCCTTGGGTGTCTACGAAATTACACGGAAGATTATTTCGCAATTCGAAAGAAGTCATTACTCAGATTGGCCAAAGGAGGAAAAAACAGTAGCCCTTTGTGCAGCATTGCTACATGATCTTGGACATGGTCCTTTCTCCCACTCTATAGAAGAAGCGTTTGATATGAATCATGAGGACTGGACTTGTCGGATCATTACAGGTGATACCGAAGTAGGGGCAATCTTAAGACGGTATGATCCCGATTTTCCCGAGAAAGTGGCTTCAGTTATTCAAAAAACGTACGAGCAACCTATTGTTGTTAATCTGGTTACCAGTCCGCTCGATGCGGACCGCATGGATTATTTGCTTCGGGATGCCTATTTTACGGGTGTAAACTATGGGACGATCGACCTTGACCGTATCCTTCGTATGCTGCGTCCATATCACGGACGAATCGTGGTAAAGGAGTCGGGCATGCACGCCGTGGAGGATTACTTGATGTCCAGGTACCAGATGTACTGGCAAATTTACTTTCATCCGGTTACCCGAAGTTCGGAAATTATATTGCGGCAAATATTTAAGCGGGCGAAAAGTCTCATAAAGCAAGGTTTCCAATTCCGATTCATGATCGATCCACTGCCCCAGTTATTCCGTGGGGATCTGTCAGTGGAGGAATATTTGCAACTGGACGAAGCTTTGATTCAGACGGCATTTATGCAGTGGCGAAAAGAGGACGATGCTGTTCTAAGTGAGTTATGCGAACGTTTTATCGATCGCAAGTTATACAAGTATGTAGAGATTGAACAGATCGACGTAAGCCTGATTGAAGAGATTCGGGAAGCCTTCAATGCAGCAGGGCTCAACCCCGAGTATGATCTGGAAATTGATTTTCCATCGGATAATCCGTATGATGTGTTTCGTCCGGATGAGTCCACGGACAAGCAGATTTTGCTGCTTGATCGACAAGACAAGTTACATGAGTTGTCAGAAGTGTCCGACATTGTCCGTTCAATCAGCGGTCTTCATCGCGGAAAGCATCATTTGTATTATCCGCAAAATAAGGTGGATGCGATTGTTCATGAGTTACCGTCCCGTATACGCCCCTATTTCTCACACTAA
- the veg gene encoding biofilm formation stimulator Veg, whose product MVKNTLLDIKRNLDAHIGQKIMLRANGGRRKTIERTGVLEETYPSVFIVKLDEEQETFKRVSYSYADILTESVEVMVFDPGSQTHSSYMET is encoded by the coding sequence ATGGTTAAAAATACGCTATTGGATATCAAACGCAATCTCGATGCACATATTGGTCAGAAAATTATGCTGCGGGCTAATGGTGGCCGCCGTAAGACCATTGAGCGTACAGGTGTATTGGAAGAAACGTACCCTTCTGTTTTTATTGTCAAGCTTGATGAGGAGCAAGAAACGTTCAAGCGAGTATCCTACAGTTATGCTGATATACTTACGGAATCGGTGGAAGTCATGGTATTTGATCCAGGCAGCCAGACGCATAGCTCCTATATGGAGACGTAA
- the rsmA gene encoding 16S rRNA (adenine(1518)-N(6)/adenine(1519)-N(6))-dimethyltransferase RsmA, with amino-acid sequence MKDMEETIEIATPKRTKEIIQRHGFSFKKSLGQNFLIDQNILNKIVTAADLDESKGALEIGPGIGALTERLARVAGPVTAVEIDQRLLPILGEVMQPYPNVRVHHGDVLKLDLAELFRTDFGTVDKVSVVANLPYYVTTPIMMKLLEEKLPVDSIVVMIQKEVAERMAAAPGSKDYGSLSIAVQYYSMPELVCIVPPTVFIPQPNVESAVIKLKVREQPPVEIPNEAHFFEVVQASFAQRRKTISNNLKARFFTKENREQADQLLEQAGIQPSRRGETLSLQEYATLSTVMWEAGVRAPL; translated from the coding sequence ATGAAAGACATGGAAGAAACCATAGAGATTGCAACACCCAAACGAACCAAAGAAATTATTCAAAGACACGGATTTTCATTCAAGAAGAGCTTGGGTCAGAACTTTCTGATCGATCAAAATATATTGAACAAAATTGTAACTGCAGCTGATCTGGACGAGTCCAAGGGCGCTCTTGAGATTGGACCAGGTATTGGAGCACTCACTGAACGTCTGGCACGGGTAGCCGGACCTGTAACAGCTGTAGAGATTGATCAGCGGCTATTGCCGATTCTGGGTGAAGTAATGCAGCCTTATCCGAATGTTCGTGTGCATCATGGGGATGTGTTGAAGCTGGATCTGGCTGAGCTGTTCCGTACGGATTTTGGAACAGTAGATAAAGTGAGTGTTGTAGCTAATCTTCCTTATTATGTAACGACGCCAATCATGATGAAGCTGCTTGAAGAGAAGCTGCCTGTGGACAGCATTGTGGTCATGATTCAAAAGGAAGTGGCTGAACGGATGGCTGCTGCACCAGGATCTAAGGACTATGGTAGTCTGAGTATCGCGGTTCAGTACTACAGCATGCCGGAATTGGTCTGTATCGTGCCACCTACGGTCTTTATTCCGCAACCTAATGTGGAATCGGCTGTAATCAAGTTAAAGGTGCGTGAGCAACCGCCGGTTGAAATACCGAACGAAGCACATTTCTTCGAAGTGGTACAGGCTTCATTTGCTCAGCGAAGAAAAACAATCTCCAATAACCTGAAAGCCCGTTTCTTCACGAAAGAGAATAGAGAACAGGCTGATCAGCTGCTGGAGCAGGCGGGTATTCAGCCTTCGAGACGAGGAGAAACGTTGAGTCTGCAGGAGTATGCTACGCTCAGTACCGTCATGTGGGAAGCCGGGGTACGTGCACCATTGTAA
- the purR gene encoding pur operon repressor produces MKKLKRSARLVEMTQYLLSRPHTVIPLTTFAERYGAAKSSISEDLAIIKEVFEEGGSGELHTLAGAAGGVKWIPKVSRELALAFAERLSTQLAQPDRILPGEYLYMSDLLGQPALMNEAGKIFATAFGNMDIDVVMTVETKGIPLAYATGAQLNLPVVLVRRDHQATEGSAVSINYVSGSHKSLHTMSLSRRAMREHSRVLIVDDFMKAGGTVQGMIDLLAEFNATVAGVGVLVESGSVDSEERLLTDYISLAKLTAVDAKSRQISVKPGNYFDL; encoded by the coding sequence GTGAAGAAATTAAAACGAAGCGCAAGGCTGGTTGAAATGACGCAGTACTTATTGTCTAGGCCGCATACGGTTATTCCTTTGACCACGTTTGCCGAACGCTATGGAGCTGCGAAGTCGTCGATCAGTGAAGATTTGGCGATTATCAAGGAAGTGTTCGAAGAAGGTGGTTCGGGAGAACTGCATACACTGGCTGGAGCAGCCGGGGGAGTAAAGTGGATTCCAAAGGTGTCCAGAGAACTGGCACTGGCTTTTGCAGAACGACTTTCTACCCAGCTCGCGCAGCCCGATCGGATACTCCCTGGTGAGTACCTGTATATGTCCGACCTGCTTGGACAGCCCGCATTGATGAATGAAGCCGGCAAGATCTTTGCAACGGCCTTTGGCAATATGGATATTGATGTGGTGATGACGGTCGAGACGAAAGGAATTCCGCTTGCTTATGCGACCGGAGCCCAGCTCAACCTGCCTGTAGTGCTCGTGCGCAGGGACCATCAGGCTACGGAAGGATCGGCCGTAAGTATCAATTATGTATCCGGGTCCCATAAAAGCCTACATACCATGTCCCTATCTCGCAGGGCTATGCGTGAGCACTCCAGAGTGCTCATTGTAGATGATTTTATGAAAGCAGGGGGAACCGTCCAAGGGATGATCGACCTATTAGCCGAGTTTAATGCTACGGTAGCGGGAGTGGGCGTATTAGTAGAATCTGGATCGGTTGATTCGGAAGAACGACTGCTGACGGATTACATTTCTCTGGCGAAGCTGACGGCGGTTGATGCGAAGAGCAGACAGATTTCCGTCAAGCCTGGCAACTATTTTGACCTGTAG